In the genome of Myxococcus stipitatus, one region contains:
- a CDS encoding Rid family detoxifying hydrolase: protein MTTPRHQPVTAQGLPKPVGPYSPGMKLDSLLFVSGQAATDPATGLQAEGIEAQTEQVLRNLERILVAGGSSLQHVLRCGVFLTNMAYFPRMNAVYERLFAGHRPARTTVQVDALPQTGLLVEIDCIAYVP from the coding sequence ATGACCACCCCTCGCCATCAGCCCGTCACCGCCCAGGGCCTGCCCAAGCCCGTGGGCCCCTACTCTCCCGGCATGAAGCTGGACTCGCTGCTCTTCGTCTCCGGCCAGGCCGCCACGGACCCGGCCACCGGCCTGCAGGCCGAGGGAATCGAGGCGCAGACCGAGCAGGTGCTGCGCAACCTGGAGCGCATCCTCGTGGCCGGGGGCTCCAGCCTCCAGCACGTCCTGCGCTGCGGCGTCTTCCTGACCAACATGGCGTACTTCCCCCGGATGAACGCGGTCTACGAGCGCCTGTTCGCCGGACACCGCCCCGCGCGAACCACCGTGCAGGTGGACGCGCTCCCGCAGACCGGGCTGCTCGTCGAGATTGACTGCATCGCCTACGTGCCCTGA